In Magnolia sinica isolate HGM2019 chromosome 12, MsV1, whole genome shotgun sequence, a single genomic region encodes these proteins:
- the LOC131221861 gene encoding lysine-specific demethylase JMJ26-like isoform X2, with product MPEPAGSNRASVSFSPYSRSPAASMKDDEAVPDHLRCRRTDGRQWRCVRRAMENLSFCELHYLQARHRQNKRTIPDSIKLQRKKSERRRCQDQDIRVKTPPFKLSKASKRGELQVELIRMVLKWQAERKKNRRDSEKNASKAKKNGGDLMKDLPNGVMAISPAPVRCLGVDFMPHEKKLGFDLTLLLRRCFRSKNVESLPLSSFQIVPRVRKVMGLRRGGKKNCHQCQRRNATRLIRCLSCRREFFCIDCIKEWYSEMPEKEFKMACPVCRGTCNCKTCLSSESIDGGCKGPASGIDKIDKILHAHYLICILLPVLKQINQEQRIELEIEAKLQGGEKPSSNQPRQAECGYDEKLYCDNCKASIVDFHRSCSNCSFDLCLSCCREIRGGSLPGGIGAVTFNYINKGKAYVHGGKPVLGTRLSLLRNGNSLLPSSVALPEWKANDGNGSVPCPPKELGGCGACNLDLRCIFPLDWIQQLEISAEEIACSYDFPEMLDASSYCPFCVGMHDQAMGFDGNLREAAAREESYDNYLYCPTAKDLQGEDLEHFQKHWIKGQPVVVRNVLHDKSDLSWDPSVFFHPLLERNSTNHGNDMKSVKATDCLDWCEVEISIHHFLNGYLEGRTHANLWPEMLKLKDWHPPSWFQEQLPAHNAEFVCSLPFQEYTNPNSGLFNLAVKLPKEFLKPDLGPRVYISYGVAEELCRGDSVTKLHYDIYDVVNVLTHATEVIIPPEQLIKIEKLKRRHRAQDEREFLRRTVSVPEVVDGVKQESSVVVVEEPDVVDPEDVTGRESTLLRGAAGVSCLSAVIQRPKEYEIGAKEEKMLDAGEYGTDIESQKECSSTQSSEISDDGEKAAQEESRGSTLSFGKESIAKSCGVRWDVFRREDVPKLQAYLRKHSNEFRHTYCSPVEHSAHPIHDQSFFLDTTHKRRLKEEFYIEPWTFDQHVGEAVLVPAGCPYQTRNLKSCMNVALDFVSPENVSECIRLIDELHLLPNNHKAKEDKLEVNLVTITSSIFFVLLISSEENEPLWY from the exons ATGCCCGAACCGGCCGGTTCGAACCGGGCCTCCGTTTCGTTTTCACCGTACAGCCGTTCCCCTGCAGCTTCCATGAAGGACGACGAAGCGGTACCGGACCACCTCCGCTGCCGCAGAACAGACGGTCGGCAATGGCGCTGCGTCCGCAGGGCTATGGAGAATCTGAGCTTCTGCGAACTACACTACCTCCAGGCCCGCCACCGCCAGAACAAGCGGACCATTCCCGACTCGATCAAGCTCCAGCGCAAGAAGTCTGAACGCCGCCGCTGCCAGGATCAAGATATACGGGTCAAGACGCCGCCTTTCAAGCTGTCAAAGGCTTCAAAGAGGGGGGAATTGCAGGTGGAACTGATAAGGATGGTGTTGAAGTGGCAGGCGGAGAGGAAAAAGAATCGGCGGGATTCAGAGAAGAATGCGAGCAAGGCGAAGAAGAATGGTGGGGATTTGATGAAGGATCTGCCGAATGGTGTGATGGCGATCTCGCCGGCTCCGGTTCGTTGCTTGGGGGTTGATTTTATGCCTCACGAGAAGAAATTGGGGTTTGATTTGACTCTGCTTTTGAGGAGGTGTTTCCGGTCCAAGAATGTGGAGTCACTTCCATTGAGCTCTTTCCAG ATTGTTCCTCGGGTTCGCAAAGTGATGGGCCTGAGGAGAGGTGGAAAGAAGAATTGCCATCAGTGCCAGAGGAGAAATGCAACGAGGCTAATCAGGTGTTTGAGCTGTCGAAGGGAGTTCTTTTGCATAGACTGCATAAAGGAATG GTACTCTGAGATGCCAGAAAAAGAATTTAAGATGGCCTGTCCTGTTTGTCGCGGAACTTGCAATTGTAAGACATGCTTGTCCAGTGAATCAATAGATGGCGGATGTAAG GGTCCTGCAAGCGGTATAGACAAGATTGACAAAATTCTACATGCCCATTATTTGATTTGTATCCTTCTTCCAGTACTGAAACAAATCAATCAGGAACAGAGAATTGAGCTGGAAATAGAGGCAAAGCTACAGG GAGGGGAAAAACCATCTTCTAATCAGCCTCGTCAGGCGGAATGTGGCTATGATGAGAAACTGTACTG TGACAACTGCAAAGCTTCCATCGTGGATTTCCATAGAAGCTGCTCAAATTGTTCTTTTGACCTTTGCCTAAGTTGTTGTCGTGAGATACGTGGAGGAAGCCTACCTGGAGGCATTGGAGCAGTTACATTCAATTACATAAATAAAGGGAAAGCTTATGTTCATGGTGGCAAGCCTGTTTTGGGAACAAGGCTCTCTCTGTTAAGAAATGGTAATTCTCTGTTACCTTCTTCAGTTGCATTGCCCGAATGGAAAGCTAATGATGGCAATGGCAGCGTTCCTTGTCCTCCCAAGGAGCTCGGAGGTTGTGGCGCTTGCAATCTCGATTTGAGATGCATTTTCCCATTGGATTGGATACAACAGCTGGAAATAAGTGCAGAAGAAATAGCTTGCAGTTATGACTTTCCTGAAATGTTAGATGCTTCTTCCTACTGTCCCTTTTGTGTTGGCATGCATGATCAAGCAATGGGATTTGATGGGAATTTGCGAGAAGCCGCTGCTAGAGAGGAGTCTTACGATAACTATTTATATTGTCCTACTGCAAAGGATCTTCAGGGTGAAGATCTTGAACATTTTCAGAAGCATTGGATTAAGGGCCAGCCTGTTGTAGTACGCAATGTGCTTCATGATAAATCTGATTTAAGCTGGGATCCTTCGGTATTTTTCCATCCTTTGCTTGAAAGGAACAGTACCAATCATGGGAATGATATGAAGTCAGTTAAAGCTACTGATTGCTTGGATTGGTGTGAG GTAGAAATCAGTATTCACCACTTTCTTAATGGATATTTAGAGGGAAGAACACATGCCAATTTGTGGCCTGAGATGCTGAAATTGAAGGATTGGCATCCTCCTAGTTGGTTTCAGGAACAGTTGCCGGCTCATAATGCTGAATTTGTTTGTAGTCTACCGTTCCAAGAATATACTAATCCCAATTCTGGCCTTTTCAACTTAGCTGTGAAGTTACCGAAGGAATTCCTCAAGCCTGACCTGGGTCCACGGGTGTATATCTCTTACGGTGTGGCTGAGGAGCTCTGCCGTGGTGATTCTGTAACTAAGCTAcactatgatatatatgatgTG GTGAATGTGCTGACACATGCCACAGAGGTTATAATTCCCCCAGAGCAACTTATCAAAATTGAAAAGCTTAAGAGAAGGCACAGGGCTCAGGATGAAAGGGAGTTCCTCAGGCGGACTGTATCTGTTCCAGAAGTTGTAGATGGGGTGAAACAGGAGTCATCTGTGGTTGTTGTGGAAGAACCAGATGTTGTTGATCCGGAAGATGTTACTGGAAGAGAGTCTACCTTATTAAGAGGAGCTGCTGGTGTTTCTTGCTTGTCTGCTGTCATCCAAAGGCCTAAAGAATATGAAATTGGTGCCAAAGAGGAAAAAATGTTGGATGCTGGAGAGTATGGCACTGATATTGAATCCCAAAAGGAGTGTTCCAGTACCCAAAGCTCTGAAATATCTGATGATGGAGAGAAGGCCGCTCAGGAAGAAAGTAGAGGGAGCACCCTTAGTTTTGGAAAAGAATCAATAGCTAAATCATGTGGTGTTCGATGGGATGTCTTTCGTAGAGAAGATGTTCCAAAGTTGCAGGCTTACCTCAGAAAACACTCTAATGAGTTCAGGCACACTTATTGCTCTCCAGTTGAACAT TCTGCTCATCCGATTCATGATCAGAGTTTCTTTCTGGATACAACTCATAAAAGGAGGCTCAAGGAGGAGTTCT ATATCGAGCCTTGGACTTTTGATCAGCACGTTGGAGAAGCAGTCCTTGTTCCTGCCGGATGTccatatcaaactagaaatcttAAG TCTTGTATGAACGTGGCATTGGATTTTGTATCTCCTGAGAATGTTAGCGAGTGCATTCGGTTGATCGATGAACTCCATCTGCTACCTAACAATCATAAAGCCAAGGAAGacaagttagaggtgaaccttgtCACTATTACTTCCAGTATCTTCTTCGTTCTACTAATATCAA GTGAAGAAAATGAGCCTCTATGGTATTAG